In the Longimicrobiales bacterium genome, one interval contains:
- the polA gene encoding DNA polymerase I: MQIPPKTKPRIFLIDAYALIYRSYFAFINRPLSNAAGENTSAPFGFTRFLMDIREDFSPDYLAVVFDAGDSFRDEIYPEYKATREKMPDDLRASLGRVRDIVEGFNDPIIELDGYEADDVIGTLATKAAAAGLEAVIVSGDKDFYQLVGPSVHLMNPGRGGATGVAADWVTEENADEKFGIPPHQIADYLALVGDSSDNVPGAAGIGPKTAVILLEQHPDIEALIEHAAELKPPRASKSLTENADMVRLSKQLVTIMTDLDVELDLDALKVGEPDSEALRDIFVQLEFRRLADQFATVAEISGVATAELDKADVDYEVVNTVDGVAAIVAAVAREGRVAVSCHSSAEDPLKGSLVALGLSIEGGSAWYLPFAHHQPFELTFEGEGPGVVTNLPALDSAEMVALRAVLEDASVQKVGHDLKHIARALHQAGVRLDGFNFDTMVASYVLDPGRRDHGLGVRAMEIYTHKAVGLADVVGSGRNKIEFAEAPVERTRDYVCEQADLAGQLAEHFQEQLNEHSLGDLMAQLEMPLVPMLLRMELAGIAIDEDFFRAMRSKLKRELDLIQEDVFKLSGGDFNMNSTQQLRTVLFEKLDLPIIKKTKTGPSTDASVLEELAAQGHEVPRLMMEYRELEKLRGTYVEALPALVNKNTVRIHTSFNQAVAATGRLSSSDPNLQNIPIRTDLGREIRKGFVAKPGHLFLAVDYSQIELRVMAHFSGDEAFVTAFTQGIDVHKQTASVIFEVPIDDVSGHMRGQAKTVNFATLYGQGPFSLARQLGISREEAKQFIATYFERFAGVRDYLDAQVEMAKTQGYVETLMGRRRYVPELRSGNWNMRQFGERVAQNTPIQGTAADLMKKAMIDVQAALDEAETSATILLQVHDELLLEVPEAEVDAVRDLVVTRMEGAMELNVPLVADSGVGANWYECK; this comes from the coding sequence TTGCAGATCCCCCCTAAGACCAAGCCGCGCATTTTCTTGATCGACGCGTACGCGCTCATCTATCGTTCGTACTTCGCGTTCATCAACCGCCCCCTTTCCAACGCCGCCGGAGAGAACACTTCGGCGCCCTTTGGCTTCACTCGGTTCCTCATGGACATCCGGGAGGACTTTTCCCCGGACTACCTTGCGGTCGTGTTCGACGCCGGGGATTCGTTCCGGGACGAGATCTATCCGGAGTACAAGGCAACTCGCGAAAAGATGCCGGATGATCTGCGGGCGAGCCTGGGGCGGGTGCGTGACATCGTGGAGGGCTTCAACGACCCCATCATCGAGCTCGACGGATATGAAGCCGACGATGTGATCGGGACGCTCGCCACGAAGGCTGCTGCGGCCGGCCTAGAGGCCGTAATCGTCTCGGGTGACAAGGACTTTTACCAATTGGTCGGGCCGAGCGTCCACCTCATGAATCCGGGGCGGGGCGGTGCGACGGGCGTCGCCGCGGACTGGGTCACCGAGGAAAATGCGGACGAGAAGTTCGGGATCCCGCCGCACCAGATCGCGGACTACTTGGCCTTGGTCGGGGATTCTTCGGACAACGTTCCCGGCGCCGCGGGAATCGGCCCTAAGACCGCAGTCATCTTGCTAGAACAGCATCCGGACATCGAAGCGCTGATTGAGCATGCCGCGGAGCTCAAGCCTCCTCGGGCGTCCAAGTCGCTCACGGAAAACGCTGATATGGTTCGGCTTTCCAAGCAGCTCGTCACGATTATGACGGACCTGGATGTGGAGCTCGACCTCGACGCTTTGAAAGTGGGCGAGCCAGACAGCGAGGCACTGCGTGACATTTTTGTGCAGCTCGAGTTTAGACGACTCGCCGACCAGTTTGCGACAGTCGCCGAGATCAGTGGGGTAGCGACTGCTGAGCTGGACAAGGCCGATGTCGATTATGAGGTCGTAAATACGGTTGATGGAGTCGCCGCGATTGTTGCGGCGGTCGCGAGGGAGGGACGGGTCGCCGTCTCCTGCCACTCGTCCGCAGAAGATCCCCTAAAGGGCTCCCTCGTCGCACTTGGCCTGTCGATTGAGGGTGGATCTGCGTGGTATCTGCCCTTTGCGCATCATCAGCCTTTCGAATTGACCTTCGAAGGAGAGGGCCCAGGGGTCGTGACCAATCTCCCCGCGCTCGATTCCGCTGAAATGGTCGCCTTGAGGGCTGTGCTCGAGGACGCTTCTGTTCAGAAGGTCGGGCACGATCTGAAGCACATCGCCCGGGCGCTGCACCAGGCCGGTGTTCGTTTGGACGGATTCAACTTCGACACGATGGTGGCGAGTTACGTGCTCGACCCAGGCCGGCGGGACCATGGCCTTGGGGTGCGCGCCATGGAGATCTATACGCACAAGGCGGTTGGGCTCGCGGATGTCGTGGGGAGCGGGCGGAACAAGATCGAGTTTGCGGAGGCTCCGGTGGAGCGGACGCGTGACTATGTCTGCGAACAGGCGGATCTCGCGGGCCAGTTGGCTGAGCACTTCCAGGAACAACTCAACGAGCACTCGTTGGGTGACCTCATGGCACAACTTGAAATGCCGCTCGTGCCCATGCTCCTGCGTATGGAATTGGCTGGGATTGCGATTGATGAGGACTTCTTCCGGGCGATGCGTTCCAAGCTCAAACGTGAGCTGGATTTGATCCAGGAGGACGTGTTCAAGCTCTCTGGCGGCGACTTCAACATGAATTCGACGCAGCAGCTGCGGACGGTGCTCTTCGAGAAGCTGGACTTACCCATCATCAAGAAGACCAAGACTGGACCCTCTACGGATGCCTCGGTCCTAGAGGAGCTCGCAGCTCAGGGCCACGAGGTCCCGAGGCTGATGATGGAGTACCGTGAGCTCGAGAAGCTGCGAGGCACTTATGTGGAAGCGCTTCCTGCTCTTGTGAACAAGAATACTGTCCGCATCCACACGTCGTTCAACCAGGCCGTCGCGGCCACGGGTCGTCTTTCGTCAAGTGATCCCAACCTCCAAAACATCCCGATACGGACGGATCTGGGTCGGGAGATCCGGAAGGGCTTCGTGGCGAAGCCGGGGCACCTCTTTTTGGCCGTGGACTACTCCCAGATCGAGCTGCGCGTCATGGCGCACTTCTCGGGCGACGAGGCCTTTGTTACGGCGTTTACTCAGGGCATCGACGTCCACAAACAAACAGCCTCGGTGATCTTCGAAGTACCCATCGATGACGTTTCCGGTCACATGCGGGGGCAGGCGAAGACGGTCAACTTCGCCACGTTGTACGGGCAGGGTCCGTTCTCTTTGGCTCGTCAGCTTGGCATCTCCCGTGAGGAGGCGAAGCAGTTCATTGCCACCTACTTCGAGCGTTTTGCCGGAGTGCGGGACTATCTCGACGCCCAGGTCGAGATGGCGAAGACCCAGGGATACGTCGAGACGCTCATGGGTCGCCGCCGCTACGTGCCCGAGCTCCGCTCGGGGAACTGGAACATGAGGCAATTCGGTGAACGGGTAGCTCAGAATACCCCCATTCAGGGCACCGCTGCTGATCTCATGAAGAAGGCGATGATCGATGTGCAGGCTGCACTCGACGAAGCTGAGACGTCTGCGACCATCCTACTCCAGGTGCACGATGAACTGCTGCTCGAGGTGCCTGAGGCCGAGGTCGATGCTGTGCGTGACTTAGTGGTCACACGCATGGAGGGGGCTATGGAGCTGAACGTGCCCCTCGTGGCTGATTCGGGCGTCGGTGCGAATTGGTACGAGTGCAAGTAG
- a CDS encoding single-stranded DNA-binding protein yields MSRSVNKITLMGNVGRDPDIQQTKSGTKVAHFSLATNRRAPADSDETERTDWHRLTLWNRQAQYAEDFIRIGDRIYIEGRLEYDTYERDGVTIPTAEIHVSSVVMLSSKLGGQDEDVEEAA; encoded by the coding sequence ATGAGTCGATCCGTAAACAAGATCACGCTGATGGGGAACGTCGGGCGTGACCCGGACATTCAGCAGACCAAGAGCGGGACGAAGGTCGCGCATTTTTCGCTCGCCACGAACCGCCGGGCTCCGGCCGATTCGGATGAGACCGAGCGCACTGATTGGCACCGCCTAACGTTGTGGAATCGCCAGGCTCAGTACGCGGAAGACTTCATCCGAATTGGTGACCGCATCTACATCGAAGGGCGCCTGGAGTACGACACCTATGAGCGTGACGGTGTCACGATCCCGACTGCTGAGATCCATGTCAGCAGCGTCGTAATGCTCAGCTCGAAGTTGGGTGGGCAGGACGAAGACGTGGAGGAAGCCGCGTAA
- a CDS encoding transglycosylase SLT domain-containing protein, with translation MTRRLSHTALIVVALAGATIPARYSAGPVALVSDSAVAEFEAGRFWHASRLLREEGAAEGSPADVLLLARAEAGWNNWRGVVELLREASWIGTEGAGAGFYLLGRGEEGLGESIAAAAAYQAFLHTAPSASKRYQTALIRGARALWESGSRDESLALMDRPEAALRLVSWLSVDLALGLDGDVEALEELLRRISEPAANDLLWRALPDALVEAGDTARALGMYREMHTAFSGSRRAAIAADLGRLTLTGGDTVEARVFLVEAFADGSRAAQARAAAPLMDLNDSDQEVTLQLARSLDRAGDGRRALIGYDRVVRMAAGNEEDAPTSMLIERARLMGTVRSRQDEAIEEFRAIREGTSDPTLGPRNLDVWAQLRRRQGLTSQVSTLRRWLIEEYPGSPQAAEIVFTRADQAHTGGRLDTALEQYAFVAANARAHARAGQSRMRAGQIYIGRNDLAAAVDGYESYLVDFPNGRRWQEASYWAGRTRLELGDTTSARAHIDRISRGDPVSYYGVMGADLFGEQFGVDVPDGQATDVPEWLTEGLGSIDLYTESGLERAVSNEISELRAQARPNMGDMLSLAEALIERGRTIDGINLGWALRDDGHEWDSRLIRVAFPFPYRALVQREAAEWGIDPITMASIIRQESAFKADIVSHAGAVGLMQVMPPTGAELARTHGPRGFREINLTAPEVNLHLGAAFFVDMSARYDNDLPLVLSAYNAGPTRATRWSRYPEAADPLRFTERIPFVETRGYVKNVRRNVGVYRALYGPIILGHE, from the coding sequence CTACTCCGGGAAGAAGGCGCTGCGGAAGGATCTCCCGCGGATGTCCTGCTGCTCGCCCGAGCTGAAGCCGGATGGAACAACTGGCGTGGCGTTGTAGAGCTACTGCGTGAAGCGTCGTGGATCGGGACGGAAGGCGCCGGCGCCGGCTTCTACTTGCTCGGCCGGGGGGAGGAAGGACTGGGTGAGTCGATCGCGGCGGCCGCGGCTTACCAGGCGTTCTTACACACTGCACCCAGCGCGTCCAAGCGATATCAAACGGCTCTGATTCGAGGTGCCCGAGCGCTCTGGGAATCGGGCTCGCGAGATGAGTCTCTGGCTCTGATGGACCGCCCCGAGGCTGCCTTGAGGCTTGTCAGCTGGCTCTCGGTGGATCTTGCACTGGGACTCGATGGCGATGTTGAGGCGCTCGAGGAGTTATTGCGCCGCATAAGTGAACCAGCGGCGAATGACCTCTTGTGGCGAGCCTTGCCGGATGCACTCGTTGAGGCCGGAGACACGGCGCGAGCACTAGGGATGTATCGCGAGATGCACACCGCCTTTTCTGGCTCGCGTAGGGCTGCCATAGCAGCTGACTTAGGTCGACTGACCCTGACGGGGGGAGACACGGTGGAAGCCCGCGTATTCCTTGTCGAAGCGTTTGCGGACGGTTCACGCGCCGCGCAGGCTCGGGCGGCCGCGCCGCTCATGGACCTCAACGACTCGGATCAAGAGGTCACGCTTCAACTGGCTAGGAGCCTCGACCGTGCCGGAGACGGGCGTAGGGCCTTGATCGGATACGATCGAGTCGTCCGGATGGCCGCCGGAAATGAAGAAGATGCCCCGACGTCGATGCTGATCGAGCGGGCTCGACTCATGGGCACGGTGCGGAGTCGACAGGACGAGGCCATCGAGGAATTCCGTGCCATTCGTGAGGGCACCAGCGACCCGACGCTCGGACCGCGCAACCTCGACGTCTGGGCGCAACTAAGGCGCCGGCAAGGTCTCACGAGCCAAGTGAGTACTCTGCGTCGTTGGCTCATTGAGGAGTATCCGGGTAGCCCTCAGGCTGCCGAGATTGTGTTTACGCGCGCGGACCAGGCACACACAGGAGGTCGCCTCGATACCGCCCTCGAGCAGTATGCGTTCGTTGCGGCGAACGCCCGTGCGCATGCCCGCGCCGGCCAATCCAGAATGCGGGCAGGTCAGATTTACATTGGTCGCAACGATCTTGCTGCGGCTGTGGACGGTTATGAGTCCTATCTGGTCGATTTCCCGAACGGTCGCCGCTGGCAGGAGGCCTCGTACTGGGCCGGTCGCACCCGCCTGGAACTGGGCGACACGACCTCTGCTCGTGCTCACATCGATCGGATTTCGAGAGGTGATCCGGTCTCTTATTACGGTGTGATGGGGGCGGACCTCTTCGGGGAGCAGTTCGGTGTCGACGTCCCTGATGGCCAGGCTACGGACGTTCCTGAGTGGCTCACGGAGGGCCTTGGATCCATCGATCTGTATACGGAGTCTGGCCTCGAGCGGGCTGTGTCGAACGAGATCTCGGAGCTTCGGGCGCAGGCACGCCCAAACATGGGCGACATGCTCAGCTTAGCGGAGGCGCTCATTGAGCGTGGCCGCACGATCGATGGGATCAATCTGGGGTGGGCGCTACGCGACGATGGGCATGAGTGGGACAGTCGTTTGATACGAGTGGCCTTCCCATTCCCATATCGCGCGCTGGTGCAGCGTGAGGCTGCCGAGTGGGGCATCGATCCGATCACGATGGCCTCGATTATTCGGCAGGAATCGGCGTTCAAGGCGGATATCGTGAGTCACGCCGGGGCGGTCGGCCTCATGCAGGTCATGCCTCCAACGGGTGCGGAGTTGGCACGGACCCATGGCCCCCGGGGTTTTCGCGAGATCAACCTCACGGCTCCCGAAGTGAACCTGCACCTCGGTGCGGCGTTCTTTGTGGACATGAGTGCTCGCTACGATAACGATCTTCCGCTCGTGCTCTCCGCGTACAATGCCGGGCCCACTCGGGCGACGCGTTGGAGCCGGTACCCGGAGGCCGCAGATCCGCTTCGTTTTACGGAGCGAATTCCTTTTGTGGAGACGCGGGGCTACGTGAAGAATGTGCGTCGAAACGTTGGGGTGTATCGCGCGCTCTATGGGCCGATCATCCTGGGGCATGAGTAG
- the pckA gene encoding phosphoenolpyruvate carboxykinase (ATP): MTTRTMEQSETASGEGVYGFQNHGLNPTKDVHYNLSPAQLYEASFAKGDGQLVHMGAIAAVTAPHTGRSPNDRFVVRDENSEGVVDWGKVNVPVSPEHFAALRTDVVAYLNDHEIYVQDARAGEDATHGINVRVISESAWHSLFAYNMFLRLSAEERVDFVPGFTVLHAPHLKADPARHGVNSETAIMVNFTAREVVVCGTRYAGEIKKSIFSVLNHMLPEAGVLPMHCSANIGPEGDTALFFGLSGTGKTTLSADASRGLIGDDEHGWSEEGTFNFEGGCYAKTIRLSPEGEPEIYRATQMFGTILENVILSEATREIDFEDGSITENTRASYPIHYIPNAVLPSRGGHPKNVVFLTADAFGVLPPISRLTPEQAMYHFLSGYTAKVAGTERGVTEPQATFSACFGGPFLPRHPGVYAKMLGEKLREHGAKVWLVNTGWSGGGYGVGSRMKLAHTRAMVNAAIAGDLEGAEFVTDEVFGLDVPTAVPGVPSEVLSPRSTWTDGEAYDASATKLAEMFKANFEKFADQVGDEVKAAGPK; this comes from the coding sequence ATGACAACGCGGACCATGGAGCAGTCTGAAACCGCATCCGGCGAGGGCGTTTACGGTTTTCAGAATCACGGCCTGAACCCAACCAAAGACGTACACTACAACCTGTCCCCGGCGCAGCTCTACGAAGCTTCGTTCGCGAAGGGCGACGGCCAGCTGGTTCACATGGGCGCCATCGCCGCTGTAACCGCGCCGCACACGGGGCGGTCGCCTAACGACCGCTTTGTCGTCCGCGACGAGAACAGCGAAGGGGTGGTCGACTGGGGCAAGGTGAACGTGCCTGTGTCACCTGAGCACTTTGCCGCGCTGCGCACGGACGTGGTTGCCTACCTGAACGACCATGAGATCTATGTGCAGGATGCTCGGGCCGGGGAGGACGCAACGCATGGAATCAACGTCCGCGTCATCAGTGAGAGCGCATGGCACTCACTTTTCGCGTACAACATGTTCCTTCGCCTCTCGGCTGAGGAACGCGTCGATTTCGTGCCTGGCTTCACGGTGCTGCATGCTCCGCACCTGAAAGCGGACCCTGCCCGGCACGGTGTGAACTCTGAAACTGCGATCATGGTGAACTTCACGGCTCGCGAAGTCGTGGTGTGTGGCACTCGGTACGCCGGTGAGATCAAGAAGTCGATCTTCTCGGTCCTCAACCACATGCTGCCGGAAGCTGGCGTGCTCCCCATGCACTGCTCGGCGAACATCGGACCCGAGGGAGACACTGCACTCTTCTTCGGCCTTTCTGGCACCGGTAAGACGACGCTCTCCGCGGATGCATCGCGTGGCCTTATCGGTGACGACGAGCACGGCTGGAGCGAAGAGGGCACGTTCAACTTCGAAGGTGGTTGCTACGCGAAGACGATCCGTCTTTCACCTGAGGGTGAGCCGGAGATCTACCGGGCCACGCAGATGTTCGGGACGATTCTCGAGAACGTGATCCTTAGTGAGGCCACCCGGGAGATCGACTTCGAGGACGGCTCCATTACGGAGAACACGCGGGCTTCCTACCCAATCCACTACATCCCGAACGCGGTTCTGCCGAGCCGCGGCGGGCACCCGAAGAACGTGGTCTTCCTGACTGCGGATGCGTTCGGCGTGTTGCCCCCGATTTCCCGCCTGACGCCTGAACAGGCCATGTACCACTTCCTGTCCGGTTATACCGCTAAGGTCGCAGGGACGGAGCGGGGCGTGACGGAGCCGCAGGCGACGTTCAGCGCGTGTTTTGGCGGACCGTTCTTACCGCGTCATCCTGGTGTCTACGCGAAGATGCTGGGTGAGAAACTGCGCGAGCATGGTGCCAAGGTCTGGCTTGTGAACACCGGCTGGTCCGGTGGTGGTTACGGAGTTGGGAGCCGCATGAAGTTGGCCCACACGCGTGCCATGGTGAACGCGGCGATTGCCGGTGACCTGGAGGGCGCGGAGTTCGTGACGGACGAGGTCTTTGGCCTGGATGTTCCGACGGCCGTCCCCGGTGTGCCTTCCGAGGTGCTCAGTCCACGGAGCACGTGGACGGACGGCGAGGCGTACGACGCGTCTGCTACGAAGCTGGCTGAGATGTTCAAGGCCAACTTCGAGAAGTTTGCTGACCAGGTCGGTGACGAAGTGAAGGCGGCGGGTCCTAAGTAG
- a CDS encoding cold shock domain-containing protein codes for MKWFNDSKGYGFIHPQEDDDIFVHFSAIESEGFRTLAEGEDVEFEVRESENGSQADKVIRA; via the coding sequence GTGAAGTGGTTCAACGACTCGAAGGGATACGGCTTCATTCATCCGCAGGAAGATGATGATATTTTCGTTCACTTCTCTGCCATTGAGAGTGAAGGTTTTCGAACGCTCGCCGAAGGTGAGGATGTCGAATTCGAGGTCCGAGAATCGGAAAACGGATCTCAGGCGGACAAAGTCATCAGAGCCTGA
- a CDS encoding RNA polymerase sigma factor RpoD/SigA, translated as MFSSSRGLDSFDQYLQDVEKYPLIQDPGEERELARRARTGDKEAAERLVTANLRFVISYVKKYQGRGLGLAELVCIGNEGLLKAVKKFDPDKGVKFISYAVWWIRQTVLQALAEQTRSVRIPLNQNSNLARLARTNTQLTQSLGRAPTDQEISNEMEEPVETIRALRRVAASELSLDAPIDRSDRDSASFGERFSGAEASDIEMDVEAIARRDFLETMFEQYLTERERKILYLYYGLDDGEERTLEEIGSLLGVTRERIRQIRNRAFVKLRESPHGESLSGFWAAN; from the coding sequence ATGTTTTCTTCTTCCCGTGGCCTGGATTCATTCGATCAGTACCTACAAGACGTAGAGAAGTACCCCCTCATTCAAGACCCCGGCGAAGAGCGAGAACTCGCTCGACGCGCTCGTACGGGTGACAAAGAAGCAGCCGAACGGCTCGTAACCGCGAACCTGCGCTTCGTCATTTCGTATGTGAAAAAGTACCAAGGTCGCGGCCTTGGGCTCGCCGAACTGGTATGCATCGGCAATGAGGGGCTTCTCAAGGCGGTTAAGAAATTCGATCCCGACAAAGGCGTGAAGTTCATTTCATACGCCGTTTGGTGGATCAGACAAACCGTTCTACAGGCGCTTGCAGAGCAGACTCGTTCCGTCCGCATTCCGCTGAACCAGAATTCGAATCTGGCAAGGCTCGCGCGGACCAACACACAGCTCACGCAGTCGCTCGGCCGTGCGCCGACCGATCAGGAAATCTCGAACGAGATGGAGGAGCCCGTGGAGACAATCCGGGCTCTTCGTCGCGTAGCGGCGTCTGAGTTGAGCCTGGACGCACCCATCGATCGCTCCGATCGTGACAGTGCGAGCTTCGGAGAGCGTTTCTCGGGTGCCGAAGCATCAGACATTGAGATGGATGTCGAGGCGATTGCACGTCGCGATTTCCTTGAGACGATGTTCGAGCAATACCTGACGGAACGCGAGCGGAAGATTCTCTATCTCTACTACGGTCTGGACGACGGTGAAGAGAGGACACTCGAGGAGATCGGTTCCTTACTGGGCGTGACGCGCGAGCGCATTCGACAGATCAGGAACCGGGCTTTCGTGAAGCTCCGTGAGAGCCCGCACGGCGAGTCTCTGTCAGGATTCTGGGCTGCCAACTGA
- a CDS encoding NADP-dependent malic enzyme — protein MPNRRKEALDYHTQGRPGKIEVVPTKSVATQRDLSLAYSPGVAEPCLAIAENPDDVFKYTARGNLVAVVSNGTAVLGLGDIGPLASKPVMEGKGVLFKRFAGIDVFDIEVDSRDPQEIIRFCQMLEPTVGGINLEDISAPDCFVIERTLKETMDIPVFHDDQHGTAIIAAAALVNGLEIVDKKIGEVTVVFSGAGASALSTAEHFQRLGVSKNNILICDSKGVIYEGREAGINEYKAPFAVPTAARTLGDALVGADVFIGLSVKGAMSQDMVKSMARDPLIFALANPDPEILPEDVYAVRDDAITATGRSDYPNQVNNVLGFPFIFRGALDVRARGVNAEMMLAATHALADLARAEVPDTVRGAYDGSEISFGREYLIPKPFDDRVLFHVAPAVAEAALKTGLARTELDMDEYRDRLRASLGPGREVMRWMTNRARRKAARIVFPEGHNDNVIRAATQMLQDGICTPVLLGRPSRISEKAESMGVDLEGVEVIYAAEDETKRHEFAETLFQRRARSGLTLAEAQWNLYKPIYFAASMVEAGEADAMVAGIEANYGEVLRPTLHVVGPAEGVKHVSGLYMLAFPNRELLFFGDTTVNIEPDAETLRDIALQTANFVRELGIQPRVAMVGFSNFGSAQHEESSRMAEAVRLVREADPDVEIDGEMQADTAVDAIKLRDIYPFTNLKGPANVLIFSRLSAANAAYKLLDQLGGADAIGPVLLGMAKPVHILQRGCSLQDVLNLATVASVDWQARNKQI, from the coding sequence ATGCCGAACCGGCGCAAAGAGGCCCTCGACTACCACACCCAGGGCCGTCCAGGGAAGATAGAAGTGGTCCCCACGAAGTCCGTGGCGACCCAGCGCGACCTTTCGCTCGCCTACTCTCCCGGCGTGGCGGAACCGTGTCTCGCGATCGCCGAGAACCCCGATGATGTCTTCAAATACACCGCCCGCGGGAACTTGGTCGCCGTCGTTTCCAACGGCACTGCGGTATTGGGCCTCGGGGATATTGGTCCGCTGGCCTCGAAACCAGTCATGGAGGGGAAGGGCGTCCTATTCAAGCGATTCGCTGGAATCGACGTGTTCGACATTGAGGTCGATTCTAGGGACCCGCAGGAAATCATCCGCTTCTGCCAGATGCTCGAGCCCACCGTTGGCGGGATCAATCTCGAGGACATTTCCGCACCTGATTGTTTTGTGATCGAGCGGACGCTCAAAGAGACGATGGACATCCCCGTCTTCCACGATGATCAGCATGGTACGGCGATTATTGCGGCCGCTGCGCTCGTGAACGGCCTCGAGATCGTCGACAAGAAGATCGGGGAAGTTACGGTCGTGTTCAGCGGCGCCGGGGCCTCGGCCCTCTCTACAGCCGAGCATTTCCAGCGCTTGGGCGTTTCCAAGAACAACATCCTGATTTGTGACTCGAAGGGAGTGATCTACGAGGGCCGCGAAGCTGGGATAAACGAGTACAAGGCACCGTTCGCGGTTCCGACAGCAGCGAGGACCCTCGGGGACGCGCTGGTAGGGGCTGACGTCTTCATCGGCCTGTCCGTGAAGGGTGCGATGAGCCAGGACATGGTGAAGTCCATGGCCAGAGACCCCTTGATTTTTGCCCTCGCGAACCCCGACCCGGAGATCCTCCCGGAGGACGTGTATGCCGTACGGGACGACGCGATTACGGCCACGGGACGATCAGACTATCCCAATCAGGTGAACAACGTCCTCGGCTTCCCTTTCATTTTCCGGGGAGCACTCGATGTGCGCGCCCGAGGGGTCAATGCGGAGATGATGTTGGCAGCGACACATGCCTTGGCCGATCTGGCGCGTGCAGAGGTGCCGGACACAGTACGGGGCGCGTATGACGGATCGGAGATCAGCTTCGGGAGGGAGTATCTGATTCCGAAGCCGTTCGATGATCGCGTGTTGTTCCACGTCGCACCCGCGGTAGCAGAGGCTGCGTTGAAGACCGGCCTCGCTCGTACCGAACTCGACATGGACGAGTATCGCGATCGGCTCAGAGCATCGCTCGGGCCGGGTCGGGAGGTCATGCGGTGGATGACCAATCGTGCGCGTCGAAAGGCGGCACGTATCGTCTTCCCGGAAGGACACAACGACAATGTGATCCGTGCGGCTACGCAGATGCTCCAGGACGGGATCTGCACTCCGGTGTTGCTCGGGCGCCCGAGCAGAATCTCCGAGAAGGCCGAGTCGATGGGTGTCGACCTGGAAGGCGTCGAGGTCATCTATGCCGCAGAGGACGAGACCAAGCGGCACGAATTCGCGGAGACCCTGTTCCAGCGACGCGCGAGGAGCGGGCTGACGCTCGCCGAGGCGCAGTGGAATCTCTACAAGCCCATCTACTTCGCGGCTTCGATGGTCGAAGCGGGGGAGGCCGATGCGATGGTTGCGGGGATCGAAGCCAACTACGGTGAGGTTCTCCGCCCAACGCTTCACGTGGTCGGTCCTGCCGAAGGAGTGAAGCATGTTTCCGGACTCTACATGCTGGCATTCCCGAACCGTGAGCTGCTGTTCTTTGGTGACACGACCGTCAACATCGAGCCAGACGCCGAGACGTTGAGGGATATCGCTCTTCAGACCGCGAATTTCGTTCGCGAACTGGGGATCCAGCCCCGCGTGGCGATGGTGGGTTTCTCGAACTTCGGGTCAGCGCAGCACGAAGAGTCGAGCCGCATGGCGGAAGCGGTTCGGTTGGTCCGTGAAGCAGATCCGGATGTGGAGATCGACGGTGAAATGCAGGCAGACACTGCTGTCGATGCCATCAAGCTTCGGGACATCTATCCGTTCACGAATCTTAAGGGCCCGGCCAACGTCCTGATCTTTTCGCGGCTGTCGGCGGCGAATGCGGCTTACAAGCTGTTGGATCAGCTCGGTGGAGCCGATGCGATCGGGCCAGTGCTGCTCGGAATGGCCAAGCCCGTCCACATCCTGCAGCGTGGTTGTTCGCTCCAAGACGTGCTGAATCTGGCGACCGTGGCGTCGGTAGACTGGCAGGCGAGAAACAAGCAGATTTGA